A part of Rhodamnia argentea isolate NSW1041297 chromosome 8, ASM2092103v1, whole genome shotgun sequence genomic DNA contains:
- the LOC115741245 gene encoding lysine histidine transporter 1-like translates to MGTQGPDDEKYIDRHSIEEKLAKQKEIDDWLPITSARNAKWWYSAFHNVTAMVGAGVLSLPYAMSELGWGPGVAVLVLSWIITLYTLWQMVEMHEMVPGRRFDRYHELGQYAFGEKLGLYIVVPQQLVVEVGVNIVYMVTGGTSLKKFHDTVCSDCKKIKTTYFIMIFASVHFVLSHLPNFNSIAGVSLAAAVMSLSYSTIAWGASVDKGVQPDVKYSYRSSTTPGKVFDFFSALGDVAFAYAGHNVVLEIQATIPSTPEKPSKGPMWRGVIVAYIIVALCYFPVALVGYYVFGNKVEGNILISLEKPKWLIAMANMFVVIHVIGSYQIYAMPVFDMIETVLVKKLHFKPTRMLRFVARTVYVAFTMFIGITFPFFSGLLSFFGGLAFAPTTYFLPCIMWLAVYKPRKFSLSWWSNWVCIIFGLLLMILSPIGGLRQIILQAKTYQFYS, encoded by the exons ATTGAGGAGAAACTAGCGAAGCAGAAGGAGATCGACGATTGGCTTCCCATCACCTCTGCGAGGAACGCGAAATGGTGGTACTCGGCCTTCCACAATGTCACGGCCATGGTCGGAGCCGGCGTCCTCAGCCTCCCCTACGCCATGTCCGAACTCGGATG GGGCCCTGGAGTAGCTGTGCTAGTCCTGTCATGGATCATCACCCTGTACACGTTGTGGCAAATGGTAGAGATGCACGAGATGGTCCCTGGGAGGAGGTTCGATCGGTACCATGAGCTCGGGCAGTACGCGTTCGGCGAGAAGCTCGGGCTCTATATCGTGGTCCCTCAGCAGCTGGTGGTCGAGGTCGGTGTCAACATCGTGTACATGGTCACCGGAGGGACGTCGCTGAAGAAGTTCCACGACACCGTGTGCTCGGACTGCAAGAAGATCAAGACCACCTACTTCATCATGATCTTTGCCTCTGTCCACTTTGTCCTCTCCCACCTCCCCAACTTCAACTCCATCGCTGGCGTCTCCCTAGCTGCAGCCGTTATGTCTCTTAG TTACTCGACCATAGCTTGGGGAGCCTCCGTAGACAAGGGCGTTCAGCCGGACGTGAAGTACAGTTACAGGTCTTCGACCACGCCAGGGAAGGTCTTTGACTTCTTCAGCGCCTTGGGCGATGTGGCTTTCGCATATGCGGGGCACAATGTGGTCCTGGAGATTCAGGCGACTATCCCCTCCACTCCCGAGAAGCCGTCCAAGGGCCCGATGTGGAGAGGAGTCATTGTCGCCTACATTATCGTGGCTCTCTGCTACTTCCCGGTTGCTCTAGTTGGTTACTATGTTTTCGGGAACAAAGTCGAGGGCAATATCCTCATCTCCCTGGAGAAACCGAAGTGGCTCATTGCAATGGCAAACATGTTTGTTGTCATCCATGTTATCGGAAGTTACCAG ATTTACGCAATGCCGGTGTTTGACATGATAGAGACTGTATTGGTGAAAAAATTGCACTTCAAGCCAACCAGAATGCTTCGTTTTGTGGCTCGCACTGTCTATGTCG CATTCACAATGTTCATCGGCATCACTTTCCCATTCTTCAGCGgccttctttcatttttcggAGGACTTGCTTTCGCCCCGACGACGTACTTT cttcCTTGCATAATGTGGCTCGCAGTCTACAAACCGAGGAAGTTTAGCTTATCCTGGTGGTCGAACTGG GTATGCATCATCTTCGGGCTTTTGCTGATGATCTTGTCACCCATCGGAGGACTCCGGCAGATCATCCTCCAGGCCAAGACATACCAATTCTATTCCTAG
- the LOC115741246 gene encoding lysine histidine transporter 1-like: MGTEGGDDNDKGGRPPVKQKEIDDWLPITSSRNAKWWYSAFHNVTAMVGAGVLGLPYAMSELGWGPGVVILILSWVITLYTLWQMVEMHEMVPGKRFDRYHELGQHAFGEKLGLYVVVPQQLICEVGVDIVYMVTGGKSLEKIYNLAQPNGKHLKTSYFIMIFASAHFVLAHLPNFNSISMVSLAAAVMSLSYSTIAWAASVHKGVEHNVDYSSRASTTSGNVFNFLSALGDVAFAYAGHNVVLEIQATIPSTPEKPSKGPMWRGVVLAYIIVALCYFPVALIGYLVFGNKVEDNILISLEKPEWLIITANAFVVIHVIGSYQLFAMPVFDMIETFLVKKLHFKPSAILRFVTRNLYVAFTMFVGITFPFFGGLLGFFGGFAFAPTTYFLPCIMWLAIYKPRRFSLSWFTNWICIILGVLLMILSPIGGLRSIIVSAKNYKFYS; the protein is encoded by the exons ATGGGGACTGAGGGCGGCGACGACAACGACAAG GGCGGCAGACCACCAGTGAAGCAGAAGGAAATCGACGATTGGCTTCCGATCACATCTTCCAGGAACGCAAAATGGTGGTACTCGGCATTTCACAACGTCACTGCCATGGTTGGCGCTGGTGTCCTGGGTCTCCCTTATGCTATGTCAGAGCTTGGATG GGGTCCTGGTGTGGTAATATTGATACTGTCATGGGTCATCACGCTTTACACCCTGTGGCAAATGGTGGAGATGCACGAGATGGTCCCGGGTAAGCGGTTTGACAGGTACCATGAGCTTGGCCAGCACGCGTTCGGCGAGAAGCTCGGCCTCTACGTGGTGGTGCCCCAACAGCTGATCTGCGAGGTGGGCGTGGACATTGTCTACATGGTCACTGGAGGGAAATCACTGGAGAAGATTTACAACTTGGCCCAACCAAATGGAAAACATCTCAAGACTTCATATTTCATCATGATCTTCGCCTCGGCTCATTTCGTTCTCGCTCATCTCCCGAATTTCAACTCCATATCCATGGTTTCTTTGGCAGCAGCCGTCATGTCCTTGAG CTACTCTACCATTGCGTGGGCAGCCTCCGTCCACAAGGGTGTCGAACATAACGTTGACTATAGCTCTCGAGCCTCCACCACCTCCGGAAACGTATTCAACTTCCTAAGCGCCCTAGGCGACGTTGCGTTCGCATATGCTGGCCACAATGTGGTGTTGGAGATCCAAGCCACCATCCCTTCGACCCCGGAGAAGCCATCCAAGGGCCCGATGTGGAGAGGAGTGGTGCTCGCCTACATCATCGTGGCGCTGTGTTACTTTCCTGTTGCACTAATCGGGTACTTGGTGTTCGGGAATAAGGTCGAGGACAATATTCTCATTTCGCTCGAGAAGCCCGAGTGGTTGATCATCACGGCCAACGCATTTGTCGTCATCCACGTTATTGGTAGCTACCAG CTCTTTGCAATGCCAGTTTTCGACATGATAGAGACTTTCCTGGTGAAGAAACTCCATTTCAAGCCCTCAGCAATACTTCGGTTCGTAACGCGTAATCTATACGTGG CTTTCACCATGTTTGTGGGCATTACCTTCCCTTTCTTCGGAGGTCTCCTGGGATTCTTTGGAGGATTTGCTTTCGCCCCGACAACATATTTC CTACCATGCATCATGTGGCTGGCTATCTACAAGCCCAGAAGGTTTAGTCTCTCCTGGTTCACCAATTGG ATATGCATCATACTGGGTGTCCTCCTGATGATTCTGTCGCCGATCGGAGGGCTAAGGTCAATCATAGTAAGCGCAAAGAACTACAAATTCTACTCGTAG
- the LOC115741251 gene encoding TLC domain-containing protein At5g14285, giving the protein MDAAALLDSLPPPLPLFLAMFLAVYLAGHAVVFRGWSPKARPEASSCLISLAHGTPAVFLASFALLSDPSHGFSSPNTKAQDAVLEFSSAYFFADLLHYVVFYPKDLLFIGHHLATLFVFLTCRYLVRHGAFAILVLLILAEVTSACQNAWTLAGVRRRDSALAAKVFDALSAPFYSFYSVVRGLVGPLFLYKMGVFYASGGAEGVIPKWVWVSWLVVVSVAIGVSILWVSNLWAEFFTERSRGRLEKKSR; this is encoded by the exons ATGGACGCCGCCGCCCTCCTcgactccctccctcccccgcTCCCCCTCTTCCTCGCCATGTTCCTCGCCGTCTACCTGGCCGGGCACGCCGTCGTCTTCCGCGGCTGGAGCCCCAAGGCCCGGCCCGAGGCTTCCAGCTGCCTGATCTCCCTCGCCCACGGCACTCCCGCCGTCTTCCTTGCCTCCTTCGCCCTCCTCTCCGACCCTTCGCACGGCTTCTCGTCCCCCAACACCAAGGCCCAGGACGCCGTCCTCGAGTTCAGCAGTGCCTACTTCTTCGCCGATCTCTTGCATTACGTCGTGTTTTACCCCAAGGATCTTCTCTTCATCGGCCACCACTTGGCCACTCTTTTCGTCTTCCTCACCTGCAG GTACTTGGTCCGCCACGGGGCTTTCGCGATCTTGGTCCTGTTGATCCTTGCGGAGGTTACGAGCGCTTGCCAAAACGCGTGGACGTTGGCAGGTGTGCGGAGGAGAGACTCGGCTCTTGCTGCTAAGGTGTTTGATGCTTTGTCTGCACCTTTCTATTCATTTTATTCTGTTGTCAGAGGGCTTGTAGGTCCACTCTTTCTGTATAAAATGGGGGTGTTCTATGCGAGTGGCGGTGCAGAAGGTGTGATTCCAAAGTGGGTTTGGGTTTCTTGGTTGGTCGTGGTTTCAGTTGCCATTGGTGTTAGCATTTTGTGGGTGTCCAATCTTTGGGCTGAGTTCTTCACGGAAAGAAGCAGAGGTAGACTGGAGAAAAAGTCAAGATAG